A genomic window from Quercus lobata isolate SW786 chromosome 10, ValleyOak3.0 Primary Assembly, whole genome shotgun sequence includes:
- the LOC115963357 gene encoding TMV resistance protein N-like — protein sequence MGKTYLARVVYDMVSNKFEGGSFIANVREICEKHGLLPLQQKLIHQILKEENMKIQDIDGGILIINNRLRNRRIFLVLDDINQLDQLNNLAGGHDSFGPGSRVIITTRDKHLLKTLEVDEIYEVEGLNDGEALHLLSLKAFKQNHPPQDYLELSKQVVHYANGLPLAIETLGSFLFNRRNDEWKSALNRLKDYPERKILEILQISFDGLHEIEKEIF from the coding sequence ATGGGTAAGACATATCTGGCTAGAGTTGTTTATGATATGGTCTCTAATAAATTTGAAGGTGGTTCTTTTATCGCTAATGTTAGAGAAATTTGTGAAAAACATGGTTTACTTCCATTACAGCAAAAActtattcatcaaattttgaAGGAAGAAAATATGAAGATACAGGATATTGATGGTGGAATTCTTATAATCAATAATAGGTTACGTAATAGAAGGATTTTCCTTGTTCTTGATGATATAAATCAATTAGACCAATTAAACAATTTAGCTGGGGGACATGATTCGTTTGGTCCAGGTAGTAGAGTTATCATAACAACAAGAGATAAACATTTGCTAAAAACACTTGAAGTAGATGAAATATATGAGGTTGAAGGATTGAATGATGGTGAAGCTCTTCATCTTCTAAGTTTAAAAGCTTTTAAACAAAACCATCCTCCTCAAGATTATTTAGAGTTGTCCAAACAAGTTGTTCATTATGCTAATGGTCTTCCTTTAGCTATTGAGACTCTTGGTTCCTTTTTGTTCAATAGAAGAAATGATGAATGGAAAAGTGCATTGAATAGGCTCAAGGACTATCCTGaaagaaaaattcttgaaataCTTCAAATAAGTTTTGATGGATTACATGAAATAGAGAAGGAAATATTCTAG
- the LOC115963974 gene encoding probable UDP-arabinopyranose mutase 2, which translates to MVGTSVAPTPLLKDELDIVIPTIRNLDFLEMWRPFFQPYHLIIVQDGDPSRVIKVPEGFDYELYNRNDINRILGPKASCISFKDSACRCFGYMVSKKKYIYTIDDDCFVAKDPSGKDINALEQHIKNLLCPATPFFFNTLYDPYRDGADFVRGYPFSLREGAPTAVSHGLWLNIPDYDAPTQLVKPRERNTRYVDAVLTIPKGTLFPMCGMNLAFDRELIGPAMYFGLMGDGQPIGRYDDMWAGWCTKVICDHLGLGVKTGLPYIWHSKASNPFVNLKKEYKGIYWQEELIPFFQSATLPKDCTTVQNCYIELSKQVKAKLGKVDEYFIKLADAMVTWIEAWDELNSTSDIPKGPAK; encoded by the exons ATGGTCGGAACCTCAGTCGCTCCGACTCCCCTGTTAAAAGATGAACTTGACATCGTGATCCCCACGATCCGAAACCTGGACTTCCTCGAGATGTGGAGGCCTTTCTTCCAGCCATACCATCTCATCATTGTTCAGGACGGTGACCCCAGTAGGGTCATCAAGGTCCCCGAGGGCTTCGACTATGAGCTCTACAATCGCAACGATATCAACAGGATTCTCGGTCCCAAAGCCTCTTGCATTTCCTTCAAGGACTCTGCTTGCCGTTGCTTCGGCTACATGGTCTCCAAGAAGAAGTACATCTACACCATCGATGATGATTGCTTT GTTGCTAAAGATCCATCTGGCAAGGACATTAATGCTCTTGAGCAGCACATAAAGAACCTTCTGTGTCCAGCAACTCCATTTTTCTTCAACACCCTGTATGACCCATACAGAGACGGTGCAGATTTTGTCCGTGGATATCCATTCAGCCTCCGTGAAGGTGCCCCAACAGCTGTTTCTCATGGCCTCTGGCTCAACATCCCAGATTATGATGCTCCCACCCAGCTTGTCAAGCCACGTGAAAGAAACACAAG GTATGTGGATGCTGTTTTGACAATACCAAAGGGAACCCTCTTCCCCATGTGTGGTATGAATCTGGCATTTGACCGTGAGTTGATCGGCCCTGCAATGTACTTTGGACTTATGGGTGATGGCCAGCCAATTGGACGCTACGATGATATGTGGGCTGGCTGGTGCACCAAg GTGATATGCGATCATTTAGGACTTGGAGTCAAGACTGGTTTGCCTTATATCTGGCACAGCAAAGCAAGCAACCCTTTTGTGAACCTCAAGAAGGAATACAAAGGAATCTACTGGCAAGAAGAGCTGATCCCATTCTTCCAATCAGCTACCCTTCCAAAGGATTGCACCACTGTGCAGAATTGCTACATTGAGCTCTCCAAGCAAGTCAAGGCTAAACTTGGTAAGGTGGATGAATACTTCATCAAGCTGGCTGATGCCATGGTCACATGGATTGAAGCGTGGGATGAGCTGAACTCGACTTCTGATATACCCAAGGGTCCGGCAAAATAG
- the LOC115964478 gene encoding disease resistance protein RPP2B-like, which produces MPGKRSRLWQYKDINHVLTENKGTKVVQGLGSNFRLPKEVHLLRGSKHLSNELRFLDWSGYPSKSLPSSFQPMELVDLRMCYSNIEQLWKGIKCFDSLKFIKLNHSQNLIVTPDITGVPNLEKLIVEGCTTLREVHSSIGVHKRLILLNLKGCLKLEKLPENLGNAKGLKELDVSGTAIKKAPSSIVLLEKLEVLSFCGCKGPLSKSWNKALSFDLKSRKSLDLGGLPVPSLSSLSSLKTLDLSDCKVQAIPNELGYLSSLQVLDISKNDFEFIPESIIQLSNLKELYLLNCTSLRSLLKLPSSIHYYLVTGSSSLERLPDRPMPKASLELSLSLHDCFKLLDIQAHNEDSFKILGRASWEICIHDSNVGKIDLVIPRSEIPKWSRHQTIGNKMNIQVNSGLSNKWMGMALCCVLVLNVYHAPNQSLDGDTVESRYRWLIYLFPQYFEDYRNGSWSSIDENVLSQIEIRFETDGTNLEVKKCGVHLVYEQDIEDLKPSMAQCINNVTPYDDYDWLGPRREFIFKSWVLVGFYKCKKF; this is translated from the exons ATGCCAGGAAAGCGTAGCAGGCTATGGCAATATAAGGACATTAACCATGTGTTAACAGAAAATAAG gGAACAAAAGTAGTTCAGGGACTAGGTTCAAACTTTCGTCTACCAAAAGAG GTTCACCTTTTGCGTGGCTCCAAACATCTTTCTAACGAGTTAAGGTTCCTTGATTGGAGTGGGTACCCTTCAAAATCTTTGCCATCAAGTTTCCAACCAATGGAACTTGTTGATCTTCGCATGTGCTACAGTAACATTGAACAACTTTGGAAAGGAATAAAG tGTTTTGACAGTTTGaagttcatcaaattgaatcattctcaaaatttgattgtaactCCTGACATCACTGGGGTCCCAAATCTTGAGAAATTGATTGTTGAAGGCTGTACAACTTTACGTGAGGTTCATTCATCAATTGGAGTTCATAAAAGGCTTATTCTTCTTAATTTGAAAG GATGCTTAAAACTTGAAAAGCTACCAGAAAACTTGGGGAATGCCAAAGGTTTAAAGGAGCTTGATGTGAGTGGAACTGCAATAAAGAAAGCACCTTCTTCCATTGTTCTCTTAGAAAAACTTGAAGTACTATCTTTCTGTGGATGTAAAGGGCCATTGtctaaatcatggaataaagccCTAAGTTTTGATTTAAAGTCAAGAAAAAGTCTAGATCTTGGGGGCTTGCCAGTGCCTTCTTTGTCAAGTTTGTCTTCTTTGAAAACATTGGATCTAAGTGATTGCAAAGTTCAAGCAATTCCCAATGAGCTTGGCTACCTATCCTCTTTACAAGTACTAGATATAAGCAAAAATGATTTTGAGTTCATTCCGGAAAGCATCATTCAACTATCAAATCTTAAAGAACTCTACCTGTTGAATTGCACTAGTCTTCGTTCATTGCTAAAGCTTCCCTCGAGTATTCATTATTATTTGGTAACCGGTTCTTCCTCATTGGAAAGATTACCGGATCGACCAATGCCAAAAGCTTCACTTGAGTTATCTCTTAGTCTTCACGATTGCTTTAAATTGCTTGACATTCAAGCCCACAATGAAGATTCATTTAAAATTCTGGGGAGGGCTAGTTGG GAAATTTGTATTCATGATTCAAATGTAGGTAAGATTGATCTTGTTATTCCTAGAAGTGAAATTCCAAAATGGTCTAGGCATCAAACTATAGGGAATAAAATGAATATACAAGTGAATTCTGGTTTGAGTAATAAGTGGATGGGAATGGCTTTATGTTGTGTTTTAGTACTCAATGTGTATCATGCACCAAACCAAAGTCTTGATGGAGACAC AGTTGAATCACGTTACCGTTGGTTGATATATTTGTTCCCGCAATACTTTGAAGACTATAGGAATGGATCATGGAGTTCAATTGATGAGAATGTGTTAAGCCAGATTGAGATTAGATTTGAAACAGATGGTACAAACTTGGAGGTGAAGAAATGTGGAGTCCATTTGGTATATGAGCAAGATATTGAAGATCTTAAACCAAGTATGGCTCAGTGCATTAACAATGTCACTCCTTATGATGATTATGATTGGCTTGGACCTCGTCGAGAATTCATTTTTAAGTCATGGGTCCTAGTTGGATTCTACAAgtgcaaaaaattttga